One genomic segment of Streptomyces sp. TLI_146 includes these proteins:
- a CDS encoding YceI family protein — MTATSSSSSASPERAVSAAELPGYEPGTWVIDPVHSEIAFAVRHLGVANVRGRFDEFEGEIVLAENPLESSVTATIKIASVSTAHEQRDNHIRSADFLHAEEFPEMTFRSTGVRPGGAEGFLLDGELSVRGVTRPVTLDLELHGFGKGYEGRSVVGFTATTRIGRKDFGVTGGAVGATLGDTIKITLDVEASRG; from the coding sequence ATGACCGCCACTTCCTCCTCGTCCTCCGCGTCACCCGAGCGGGCCGTCTCGGCCGCCGAGCTGCCCGGCTATGAGCCCGGCACCTGGGTGATCGACCCGGTCCACTCCGAAATCGCCTTCGCCGTACGGCACTTGGGCGTCGCCAACGTGCGCGGCCGGTTCGACGAGTTCGAGGGCGAGATCGTGCTCGCCGAGAACCCGCTGGAGTCCTCGGTCACCGCGACGATCAAGATCGCCTCGGTCTCCACGGCGCACGAGCAGCGCGACAACCACATCCGGTCGGCGGACTTCCTGCACGCGGAGGAGTTCCCCGAGATGACCTTCCGCTCGACCGGGGTCCGGCCCGGCGGCGCCGAGGGCTTCCTGCTCGACGGCGAGCTGAGCGTCCGCGGCGTCACCCGTCCCGTCACCCTCGACCTGGAGCTGCACGGCTTCGGCAAGGGGTACGAGGGCCGCTCGGTGGTGGGCTTCACCGCGACCACCAGGATCGGCCGCAAGGACTTCGGCGTCACCGGCGGGGCGGTGGGCGCGACCCTCGGCGACACCATCAAGATCACGCTGGATGTGGAGGCGAGCCGGGGCTGA
- a CDS encoding SAM-dependent methyltransferase, producing MAPPKRPVGTVTRGTTNPNRLRRMDRWIAEVHGPALRRAEAPVAVDLGYGAAPWTAVELLQRLRTAAPAVSVVGIEIEPARVAAAKPYEREGLTFLHGGFEVPLPQPPLLIRAANVLRQYEEGEVAAVWARLCGRLAEGGLLVEGTCDEIGRRHVWVALDASGPRTVTFATRLGSLERPSDLAERLPKALIHRNVPGEPVHAFLRDFDRAWAAAAPYASLGARQRWIRAVRDLAADWPLRDGPRRWRQGEVTVEWGALAPRG from the coding sequence ATGGCTCCACCCAAGCGACCCGTCGGCACCGTCACACGCGGCACCACCAACCCGAACCGGCTCCGCCGCATGGACCGCTGGATCGCCGAGGTCCACGGGCCCGCGCTGCGCCGCGCCGAGGCACCGGTCGCGGTGGACCTGGGGTACGGGGCGGCCCCCTGGACGGCCGTCGAGCTGCTCCAGCGGCTGCGGACCGCCGCGCCCGCCGTGTCGGTGGTGGGGATCGAGATCGAGCCGGCCCGGGTCGCGGCCGCGAAGCCGTACGAGCGGGAGGGCCTCACCTTCCTGCACGGCGGCTTCGAGGTGCCGCTGCCGCAGCCGCCGCTGCTGATCCGGGCGGCGAACGTGCTGCGGCAGTACGAGGAGGGCGAGGTCGCGGCGGTGTGGGCGCGGCTGTGCGGGCGGCTCGCGGAGGGCGGGCTGCTGGTCGAGGGCACCTGCGACGAGATCGGACGGCGGCACGTGTGGGTGGCGCTGGACGCCTCGGGCCCGCGCACGGTGACCTTCGCGACCCGGCTGGGCTCCCTGGAGCGCCCGTCCGACCTGGCGGAACGGCTGCCGAAGGCGCTGATCCACCGGAACGTGCCGGGCGAGCCGGTCCACGCGTTCCTGCGCGACTTCGACCGGGCGTGGGCGGCGGCGGCCCCGTACGCCTCGCTGGGGGCGCGGCAGCGGTGGATCCGGGCGGTCCGGGACCTGGCGGCGGACTGGCCGCTGCGGGACGGGCCGCGGCGGTGGCGACAGGGGGAGGTCACGGTGGAGTGGGGGGCGCTGGCCCCTCGGGGGTGA
- the mshA gene encoding D-inositol-3-phosphate glycosyltransferase: protein MSQYVSRFTGTLAGPPRLRLPGGHRRPRRIAMLSVHTSPLHQPGTGDAGGMNVYIVELAKRLAAINIEVEIFTRATTGGLAPTVEMAPGVLVRHVDAGPYEGLAKEELPAQLCAFTHGVMQAWAGHRPGHYDLVHSHYWLSGHVGWLAAERWGVPLVHAMHTMAKVKNAALADGDTPEPAARVIGETQIVNAADRLIANTAEEADELVRFYDADPGKVAVVHPGVNLERFRPADGRAAARARLGLPQDAVIPLFAGRIQPLKAPDILLRAVAVLLTETPSLRSRLVVPVIGGPSGSGLAKPEGLHKLAARLGISDVVRFHPPVGQDRLADWFRAASVLVMPSYSESFGLVAIEAQAAGTPVVAASVGGLPVAVRSGETGFLVEGHDPVDYARALRRFLDDPTLADRMGAAAARHAESFGWGTAASATADVYTAAMHEHRRRVRSHHG from the coding sequence GTGAGCCAGTACGTGTCCCGGTTCACCGGCACCCTGGCGGGGCCGCCCCGGCTCAGGCTCCCCGGGGGCCATCGCAGGCCGCGGCGGATCGCCATGCTCAGCGTCCACACCTCGCCGCTGCACCAGCCGGGCACGGGCGACGCGGGCGGGATGAACGTCTACATCGTGGAGCTCGCCAAGCGGCTCGCCGCGATCAACATCGAGGTCGAGATCTTCACCCGGGCGACGACGGGCGGGCTGGCCCCGACGGTCGAGATGGCGCCCGGGGTCCTGGTCCGGCACGTGGACGCGGGGCCGTACGAGGGCCTGGCCAAGGAGGAGCTGCCCGCCCAGCTGTGCGCCTTCACCCACGGCGTGATGCAGGCCTGGGCGGGCCACCGGCCCGGCCACTACGACCTGGTCCACTCCCACTACTGGCTCTCCGGCCACGTCGGCTGGCTCGCCGCCGAGCGCTGGGGCGTGCCGCTGGTGCACGCCATGCACACCATGGCCAAGGTCAAGAACGCCGCGCTCGCCGACGGCGACACGCCCGAGCCCGCGGCCCGGGTGATCGGCGAGACGCAGATCGTCAACGCGGCGGACCGGCTGATCGCCAACACCGCCGAGGAGGCCGACGAGCTCGTCCGCTTCTACGACGCCGACCCCGGAAAGGTCGCGGTCGTCCACCCCGGCGTGAACCTGGAGCGCTTCCGCCCGGCGGACGGCCGGGCGGCGGCCCGGGCCCGGCTCGGGCTGCCGCAGGACGCGGTGATCCCGCTCTTCGCGGGCCGCATCCAGCCGCTGAAGGCGCCGGACATCCTGCTGCGGGCCGTGGCGGTACTGCTCACCGAGACCCCCTCGCTGCGCTCGCGGCTGGTGGTGCCGGTGATCGGCGGCCCGTCGGGCAGCGGTCTGGCGAAGCCGGAGGGGCTGCACAAGCTGGCGGCCCGGCTCGGCATCTCCGACGTGGTCCGGTTCCACCCGCCGGTGGGCCAGGACCGGCTCGCGGACTGGTTCCGGGCGGCGTCGGTGCTGGTCATGCCCTCGTACAGCGAGTCCTTCGGCCTGGTGGCGATCGAGGCGCAGGCGGCGGGGACGCCGGTGGTGGCGGCGTCGGTGGGCGGTCTGCCGGTCGCGGTCCGCTCCGGCGAGACCGGCTTCCTGGTCGAGGGCCACGACCCCGTCGACTACGCGCGCGCCCTGCGCCGCTTCCTGGACGACCCGACGCTGGCGGACCGGATGGGCGCGGCGGCCGCCCGGCACGCCGAGTCCTTCGGCTGGGGGACGGCCGCGTCGGCCACGGCGGACGTCTACACCGCCGCGATGCACGAACACCGCCGTCGCGTACGCTCGCACCATGGCTGA
- a CDS encoding helix-turn-helix domain-containing protein encodes MASLNVGNLGGFLREQRRNAQLSLRQLADAAGVSNPYLSQIERGLRKPSADILQQLAKALRISAETLYVQAGILDERAPEAAETRSVILADPSLDERQKQVLIQIYESFRKENGLDADAPASAQGEGDEDGTGDDPSAPKS; translated from the coding sequence ATGGCATCGCTCAACGTCGGCAATCTCGGCGGGTTCCTGCGCGAGCAGCGGCGTAACGCCCAGCTCTCGTTGCGGCAGCTCGCGGATGCCGCCGGTGTGTCCAATCCGTATCTGAGCCAGATCGAGCGCGGGCTGCGCAAGCCGAGCGCGGACATCCTCCAGCAGCTCGCCAAGGCGCTGCGGATCTCCGCCGAGACGCTGTACGTGCAGGCCGGGATCCTCGACGAACGGGCGCCGGAAGCGGCGGAGACACGGAGCGTCATCCTCGCCGACCCCTCGCTCGACGAGCGGCAGAAGCAGGTGCTGATCCAGATCTACGAGTCCTTCCGCAAGGAGAACGGGCTCGACGCGGACGCACCTGCTTCGGCCCAGGGCGAGGGCGACGAGGACGGCACGGGCGATGACCCATCGGCTCCCAAGAGCTGA
- a CDS encoding PP2C family protein-serine/threonine phosphatase yields MPAPQMWSPRTPPPGPGEPAPVTPAAPGPAKGPGTPAEAPAAPGPAKGPGTPAETGDLARPGDLVRPDALLGQGGPQGPGRPATEAGPGATATGLGASAGPGTNHVPGTLPHPGRAADPHGPAPQATALNLLVIEDDPVGPFTVSELLHTAETRVRIRTARNLTEAERLLTDDVNCILLDLALPGRDPDDELAALRALLRLAPRHAVLALTASTHAERAAEAVRVGAQDYLFRDELDGRLLSRAIRYAVERKRADTAQYKLTESRLRAQENARLERGLLPTPLLDGSDLRFAARYRPGRSRALLGGDFYDTVRTPDGTVHAMIGDVCGHGPDEAALGVELRIAWRALTLAGLCGDALLTTLQQVLEHERDGDEIFATLCTVDIAPDGRRAELSLAGHPAPLIARAGSPASLLAYESGGPALGLLPQTRWPRRRVELGDAWSLLMYTDGLIEGRTGVGNQRLGQEGMTEMVNRLLTTGLGGESLLEAAVTEARELNGGELTDDVAVLLLERTGPGLEKPSA; encoded by the coding sequence ATGCCCGCACCGCAGATGTGGTCCCCTCGGACGCCCCCGCCGGGGCCGGGCGAGCCTGCCCCGGTCACCCCGGCCGCACCGGGCCCCGCGAAGGGACCGGGCACCCCCGCCGAGGCCCCGGCCGCACCGGGCCCCGCGAAGGGACCGGGCACCCCCGCCGAAACGGGCGACCTCGCGCGACCGGGCGACCTGGTACGACCTGACGCCCTGCTGGGCCAGGGCGGCCCGCAAGGTCCCGGCCGTCCGGCGACCGAGGCAGGTCCCGGCGCGACGGCCACCGGCCTGGGCGCGAGCGCGGGCCCGGGCACGAACCACGTCCCGGGCACCCTCCCGCACCCCGGACGCGCCGCCGACCCGCACGGCCCCGCGCCGCAGGCCACCGCCCTCAATCTGCTCGTCATCGAGGACGACCCCGTCGGCCCCTTCACCGTCTCCGAGCTGCTGCACACCGCGGAAACCCGGGTGCGGATCCGTACCGCGCGCAATCTCACCGAGGCCGAGCGGCTGCTCACCGACGACGTGAACTGCATCCTGCTCGACCTCGCGCTGCCCGGCCGCGACCCCGACGACGAGCTCGCCGCGCTGCGGGCCCTGCTGCGGCTCGCGCCCCGGCACGCGGTCCTCGCCCTCACCGCCTCCACCCACGCCGAACGCGCCGCCGAGGCCGTCCGTGTCGGCGCGCAGGACTACCTCTTCCGCGACGAGCTGGACGGCAGACTGCTGAGCCGGGCCATCCGGTACGCGGTGGAGCGCAAGCGCGCCGACACCGCGCAGTACAAGCTCACGGAGTCACGGCTGCGCGCCCAGGAGAACGCCCGCCTGGAACGCGGGCTGCTCCCGACGCCGCTGCTCGACGGCTCCGACCTGCGGTTCGCCGCCCGCTACCGGCCGGGCCGGTCCCGCGCCCTGCTCGGCGGCGACTTCTACGACACGGTCCGCACCCCCGACGGCACCGTCCACGCCATGATCGGCGACGTCTGCGGCCACGGCCCCGACGAAGCGGCGCTCGGGGTGGAACTGCGCATCGCCTGGCGGGCGTTGACGCTGGCCGGGCTGTGCGGCGACGCGCTTCTGACGACCCTTCAGCAGGTCCTGGAGCACGAGCGCGACGGCGACGAGATCTTCGCGACGCTCTGCACGGTCGACATCGCCCCGGACGGCCGCCGCGCCGAGCTGAGCCTGGCGGGCCACCCGGCCCCGCTGATCGCCCGCGCGGGCAGCCCCGCGAGCCTGCTCGCGTACGAGAGCGGGGGCCCGGCGCTCGGGCTGCTGCCGCAGACCCGCTGGCCGCGCCGCCGGGTCGAACTGGGGGACGCGTGGAGCCTGTTGATGTACACGGACGGCCTGATCGAGGGCCGCACCGGCGTCGGCAACCAGCGGCTGGGCCAGGAGGGCATGACCGAGATGGTCAACCGTCTGCTGACGACGGGCCTGGGCGGCGAGTCGCTCCTGGAGGCGGCGGTCACCGAGGCCCGCGAGCTCAACGGCGGCGAACTCACCGACGACGTGGCGGTGTTGCTGCTCGAAAGGACGGGGCCGGGCCTTGAGAAGCCGTCGGCCTAG
- a CDS encoding C40 family peptidase has translation MPATAFAAPNPQPDPTTSSAPPAPPVSSKSLDDVRKEIDELYRQAAVATEAYNQAQEQTKLQSAEIVKIAQEIVKGEARIKQLKDQAGATARLQYRTGGLPLGAQMMLSGNPDGFLDGADRLRQGQQAAQGMLAELNRTQQDLAQYSKDASAQWKKLEANRVKKETAKKEITGKIAAAEKLESQLEAKERERLAELERQQQYKAQTDWLSSGILKEINGKASDQGRRAVTFATDQIGKPYVWGAEGPKSYDCSGLTSQAWLAAGRGIPRTSQEQWAQLPHVAIKDMRPGDLIIYFADATHVGMYIGDGAIVHAPRPGRNVTIAGAGTMPILGVVRPDK, from the coding sequence ATGCCGGCGACGGCGTTCGCCGCGCCGAATCCGCAGCCGGACCCGACCACCTCGTCCGCTCCCCCGGCCCCGCCGGTGTCGTCGAAGAGCCTCGACGACGTGCGCAAGGAGATAGACGAGCTGTACCGGCAGGCGGCGGTCGCGACCGAGGCGTACAACCAGGCCCAGGAGCAGACCAAGCTCCAGTCGGCCGAGATCGTGAAGATCGCCCAGGAGATCGTCAAGGGCGAGGCGCGGATCAAGCAGCTGAAGGACCAGGCGGGGGCGACGGCCCGGCTCCAGTACCGCACGGGCGGGCTGCCGCTCGGCGCCCAGATGATGCTCAGCGGCAACCCGGACGGCTTCCTGGACGGCGCCGACCGGCTGCGCCAGGGCCAGCAGGCCGCACAGGGGATGCTGGCCGAACTGAACCGTACGCAACAGGACTTGGCGCAGTACTCGAAGGACGCCTCCGCCCAGTGGAAGAAGCTGGAGGCGAACCGGGTCAAGAAGGAGACCGCCAAGAAGGAGATCACCGGCAAGATCGCGGCCGCCGAGAAGCTGGAGTCCCAGCTGGAGGCGAAGGAGCGCGAGCGGCTGGCGGAGCTGGAGCGCCAGCAGCAGTACAAGGCGCAGACGGACTGGCTCAGTTCGGGGATATTGAAGGAGATCAACGGCAAGGCGAGCGATCAGGGCCGCAGGGCGGTGACGTTCGCGACCGACCAGATCGGCAAGCCGTACGTGTGGGGCGCGGAGGGACCGAAGTCGTACGACTGCTCCGGCCTGACGTCCCAGGCGTGGCTCGCGGCGGGCCGGGGCATCCCGCGCACCTCGCAGGAGCAGTGGGCACAACTGCCGCATGTCGCCATCAAGGACATGCGACCGGGCGATCTCATCATCTACTTCGCGGACGCGACGCATGTCGGGATGTACATAGGGGACGGCGCGATCGTGCACGCGCCCCGGCCGGGCCGGAACGTGACGATCGCGGGCGCGGGCACGATGCCGATCCTGGGGGTTGTGCGGCCGGACAAGTAG
- a CDS encoding zinc-binding dehydrogenase yields the protein MRVAQVERFGGPEVLVPAELPDPVAGPDEVVIAVDHIDTLFVQTQIRAGAFGEYFDVRPPYVPGGGVSGTVTSTGAEVDPAVWSGRRVIAAVDPGSYASLAAVPVDHLVPVPDGVGLREAAALVHDGVTALALLDLTALKAGETVLITGASGGMGTLLVQLARSRGARVVALARGAEKLFLVRELGAHEVVDAELPDWPRRAAEALGGGADVVLDGVGGAVGSAAFPLTAPGGRFSAHGAPTGDGFAAVPLEEAGRRSITVLGIADVQIPPAQRVSLAARALEEAAAGRLRPVVGAVYPLERAGEAHAVIEGRGVVGKVLLSV from the coding sequence ATGCGCGTGGCTCAGGTGGAGAGGTTCGGCGGCCCGGAGGTACTGGTTCCGGCGGAGCTGCCGGACCCGGTGGCCGGGCCCGACGAGGTGGTGATCGCGGTCGACCACATCGACACGCTGTTCGTGCAGACGCAGATACGGGCGGGCGCGTTCGGGGAGTACTTCGACGTACGGCCGCCGTACGTGCCCGGCGGCGGGGTCTCCGGCACGGTGACCTCCACCGGCGCGGAGGTCGACCCGGCGGTGTGGTCGGGCCGCCGGGTGATCGCCGCGGTGGACCCCGGCAGCTACGCCTCGCTGGCCGCCGTCCCCGTCGACCACCTGGTCCCGGTCCCCGACGGCGTCGGCCTGCGCGAGGCGGCCGCCCTGGTCCACGACGGCGTGACCGCACTGGCCCTGCTGGACCTCACGGCCCTGAAGGCGGGCGAGACGGTCCTGATCACGGGGGCGTCGGGGGGAATGGGCACGCTGCTGGTGCAGCTGGCGCGGTCGCGGGGGGCGCGGGTGGTGGCGCTGGCGCGCGGCGCGGAAAAACTTTTCCTGGTACGGGAGTTGGGCGCCCACGAGGTGGTGGACGCGGAGCTTCCCGACTGGCCCCGGCGCGCCGCGGAGGCGCTGGGCGGGGGTGCGGATGTGGTCCTGGACGGGGTGGGCGGCGCCGTGGGGTCGGCGGCGTTCCCCCTGACCGCACCCGGCGGCCGCTTCTCGGCCCACGGCGCGCCGACGGGCGACGGGTTCGCGGCGGTGCCTCTGGAGGAGGCCGGCCGCCGCTCGATCACGGTCCTGGGCATCGCCGATGTCCAGATCCCCCCTGCGCAGCGGGTGTCCCTGGCGGCCCGGGCTCTGGAGGAGGCAGCAGCGGGCCGCCTGCGGCCGGTCGTCGGGGCGGTGTATCCGCTGGAGCGGGCGGGGGAGGCTCATGCGGTTATTGAGGGGCGGGGGGTGGTGGGGAAGGTGTTGTTGAGTGTGTAG
- a CDS encoding AAA family ATPase: MTPLDRELSQERTYHEACRAALAGMVEGADVRVVIGENAFASGADAEVLGYQLRSWAKELRQEPDSPLFFGRLDFEDGAASGDHAGQRYYIGRRRISEHPSAPPLVVDWRAPVSRTFYQAGTRDPLGVAVRRRFGWAPGSLGAPEDLTSMEDERLGAPAAEEAQQVGGILAAEIERPRVGPMRDIAATIQPEQDDLVRSELGQSLCVQGAPGTGKTAVGLHRAAYLLYTYPQRIQRGGLLVLGPNRTFLHYIAQVLPALGEIDIRQSTVDDEVARGPVRAVDDEAAAVVKHDARMARVLHRALYARVDDPAGRYEPVEVPDGSYRWRVTGGELARIVEEVRAEAPPYAVGRERVRSRAVRVIQLEAERRAGPMNNTWLQRISRARPVSAFVDAAWPKVTPEEVLAALFTDPDVLAAAADGVLDAEEQKRLLWSRAPRSYKSAKWSAADQVLLDELAGLIERPQGYGHIVVDEAQDLSPMQCRAVARRSGFGSLTVLGDLAQGTTPWAARDWPERLAHLGKPDAPVVPLTTGFRVPAAIVALANGLLGALDVTVPPSRSLRRDGELAVRRVEDVRAALVDSVRAALAREGSVGVIACDADVPELRAALAAAGVATAEADDLTAAARVTVLPATVAKGLEYDHVVAVEPAAIAEAEERGLHRLYVVLTRAVSRLEVLHSRPLPAALR, from the coding sequence ATGACGCCACTCGACCGCGAACTCAGTCAGGAACGGACCTACCACGAAGCCTGCCGCGCGGCCCTGGCCGGCATGGTCGAAGGCGCGGACGTCCGGGTCGTCATCGGCGAGAACGCGTTCGCCTCCGGCGCGGACGCAGAGGTGCTCGGGTACCAACTGCGCAGCTGGGCCAAGGAGTTGCGGCAGGAGCCGGACAGTCCGCTGTTCTTCGGGCGGCTGGACTTCGAGGACGGCGCCGCGTCCGGCGACCACGCCGGGCAGCGCTATTACATCGGCCGCCGCCGCATCAGCGAGCACCCTTCGGCGCCGCCGCTGGTCGTCGACTGGCGGGCGCCCGTCTCGCGGACCTTCTACCAGGCCGGGACCCGCGACCCGCTGGGCGTCGCCGTCCGCCGCCGGTTCGGCTGGGCCCCGGGCAGCCTCGGCGCTCCCGAGGACCTCACGAGCATGGAGGACGAGCGGCTGGGCGCCCCGGCCGCAGAGGAGGCGCAGCAGGTCGGCGGCATCCTCGCCGCCGAGATCGAGCGCCCCCGCGTCGGCCCCATGCGCGACATCGCCGCCACCATCCAGCCCGAGCAGGACGACCTCGTACGCTCCGAGCTGGGCCAGTCCCTCTGCGTCCAGGGTGCGCCCGGCACCGGCAAGACGGCCGTCGGGCTGCATCGGGCCGCGTATCTGCTCTACACCTACCCGCAGCGCATCCAGCGCGGCGGCCTCCTGGTCCTCGGCCCCAATCGGACCTTCCTCCACTACATCGCCCAGGTCCTGCCCGCCCTGGGCGAGATCGACATCCGGCAGTCGACGGTCGACGACGAGGTCGCGCGCGGGCCCGTCCGGGCGGTCGACGACGAGGCCGCGGCCGTCGTCAAGCACGACGCCCGGATGGCGCGCGTGCTGCACCGGGCGCTCTACGCGCGCGTGGACGACCCCGCCGGGCGGTACGAGCCGGTCGAGGTGCCCGACGGCTCGTACCGCTGGCGGGTGACCGGCGGCGAGCTGGCGAGGATCGTCGAGGAGGTACGGGCCGAGGCGCCCCCGTACGCCGTGGGGCGCGAGCGGGTCCGCAGCCGGGCTGTCCGCGTCATCCAGCTGGAGGCCGAGCGCCGGGCCGGGCCGATGAACAACACCTGGCTGCAACGGATCTCGCGGGCCCGTCCGGTCTCCGCGTTCGTGGACGCGGCCTGGCCGAAGGTCACGCCCGAGGAGGTCTTGGCGGCGCTCTTCACGGACCCGGACGTCCTGGCGGCGGCCGCCGACGGCGTGCTGGACGCCGAGGAGCAGAAGCGGCTGCTGTGGAGCCGGGCGCCGCGCTCGTACAAGTCGGCCAAGTGGTCGGCGGCCGACCAGGTGCTGCTCGACGAGCTCGCCGGGCTGATCGAACGTCCGCAGGGATACGGCCACATCGTCGTCGACGAGGCGCAGGACCTCTCCCCGATGCAGTGTCGGGCCGTCGCCCGCCGCTCCGGCTTCGGCTCGCTGACCGTGCTCGGCGACCTGGCGCAGGGCACCACCCCGTGGGCGGCCCGCGACTGGCCGGAGCGCCTGGCGCACCTCGGCAAGCCGGACGCCCCGGTGGTCCCGCTGACGACCGGCTTCCGGGTCCCGGCGGCGATCGTGGCCCTGGCGAACGGGCTGCTCGGGGCGCTCGACGTGACCGTACCCCCGTCCCGTTCGCTGCGCCGGGACGGGGAGTTGGCGGTGCGGCGGGTCGAGGACGTACGAGCCGCGCTGGTCGACTCCGTACGGGCGGCGCTTGCGCGGGAGGGGTCGGTGGGGGTGATCGCGTGCGACGCGGACGTACCGGAGCTGCGCGCGGCCCTCGCGGCGGCGGGCGTGGCGACGGCGGAGGCGGACGACCTGACGGCGGCGGCCCGGGTGACGGTGCTGCCCGCGACGGTGGCCAAGGGGCTGGAGTACGACCATGTGGTGGCCGTGGAGCCGGCGGCGATCGCGGAGGCGGAGGAGCGCGGACTGCACCGGCTGTACGTGGTGCTGACGCGGGCGGTGTCCCGGCTGGAGGTCCTGCACAGTCGGCCGCTGCCGGCGGCGCTGCGGTAG
- a CDS encoding TetR family transcriptional regulator, with protein sequence MGLREQKKQQTYQAVSDVAIALFLEKGFDNVPVAEVAAAAGISKPTLFRYFPAKEDLALHRFSDHEDEAARVVEQGRTEGVAPLPALRRHFLAGLDGRDPVTGLNDDPRVRAYHGLLYGTPSLVARLFSYQGRAEGALAQALGTDIGARLAAGQIIAVQRILAEENWRRIQAGESAEEVYGDAVVAAEEAFAQLRDGLGRYA encoded by the coding sequence ATGGGTTTGCGGGAGCAGAAGAAGCAGCAGACGTACCAGGCCGTCTCGGACGTGGCGATCGCCCTCTTCCTGGAGAAGGGCTTCGACAACGTGCCGGTCGCGGAGGTCGCGGCCGCCGCCGGGATCTCCAAGCCGACCCTCTTCCGCTACTTCCCGGCCAAGGAGGACCTGGCCCTGCACCGGTTCTCCGACCACGAGGACGAGGCGGCCCGGGTGGTCGAGCAGGGGCGTACGGAGGGGGTCGCCCCGCTACCCGCCCTGCGCCGCCATTTCCTCGCCGGGCTCGACGGCCGCGACCCCGTGACCGGGCTGAACGACGATCCGCGGGTCCGCGCGTACCACGGGCTGCTGTACGGGACACCCAGCCTCGTCGCCCGGCTGTTCTCCTATCAGGGCCGGGCCGAGGGCGCGCTCGCGCAGGCCCTGGGCACGGACATCGGGGCGCGCCTCGCGGCCGGCCAGATCATCGCCGTACAGCGGATCCTCGCGGAGGAGAACTGGCGGCGGATCCAGGCCGGGGAGAGCGCCGAGGAGGTGTACGGGGATGCGGTCGTGGCCGCCGAGGAGGCATTCGCGCAGCTGAGGGACGGGCTGGGCCGGTACGCGTAA
- a CDS encoding DUF2516 family protein, which translates to MLMQGFTGFMWLLSTALTALSLFALVDAAFRREDAFRAVDKQTKPFWLIILAIALLVSVLFPVLSFLPVIGAVAVIVYIVDVRPAVRQISGGRGRGGRRGGSSSDGPYGPYNGGR; encoded by the coding sequence GTGCTGATGCAGGGATTCACGGGGTTCATGTGGCTGCTGAGTACAGCCCTGACCGCATTGAGCCTGTTCGCGCTCGTGGACGCGGCCTTCCGCCGTGAGGACGCGTTCCGTGCGGTGGACAAGCAGACCAAGCCGTTCTGGCTGATCATCCTGGCCATCGCCCTGCTGGTCAGCGTGTTGTTCCCGGTGCTCTCGTTCCTGCCGGTGATCGGCGCGGTGGCGGTGATCGTCTACATCGTGGACGTCCGCCCGGCGGTGCGGCAGATCAGCGGCGGGCGCGGGCGCGGCGGCCGTCGCGGCGGATCCAGCAGCGACGGTCCGTACGGGCCGTACAACGGCGGCCGCTAG